In one window of Opitutus sp. GAS368 DNA:
- a CDS encoding Ldh family oxidoreductase, whose translation MPEQFFIVPEKQHNDLVQAAYQHRGFHADEAAEGARFCAEASRHGIRTHNGIKALHLDHLFGSGSKGCVPGAQIVEKPSKFEAAKIWNANKKLGQSTAYRAMAEAIRLADKYGVGTVSVDNAFHYLWGGGYVMDAAKKGYIAYTNCTAALAEVVPFGGKFPTLGTNPHSWGFPTTDAVGYPIVIDWATSVVAMGRVQQLKREGKPLPPLAAVDKDGNPTTDPNLATFLLPFGAHKGYGLSLINEIVGSFIGGSLPTIRNRWDQVGVGDKGTCVFFFQVIHPDAINAGAFAKGRNQSQNVKAVIQDVLGHGNEKSMLPGQLEAQWAAHTAKAGGLLFSAAEITAFSELATEVRQPLWKPESFKTVTI comes from the coding sequence ATGCCCGAACAATTCTTCATCGTCCCCGAAAAGCAGCACAACGACCTGGTCCAAGCCGCCTATCAACACCGCGGCTTCCATGCCGATGAAGCCGCCGAGGGTGCCCGCTTCTGCGCCGAGGCCTCGCGCCACGGCATCCGCACGCACAACGGCATCAAGGCCCTCCACCTCGACCATCTCTTCGGCTCCGGCTCGAAGGGCTGCGTGCCAGGCGCGCAGATCGTCGAGAAGCCGTCGAAGTTCGAGGCCGCCAAGATCTGGAACGCCAACAAGAAGCTCGGCCAGTCCACCGCCTACCGCGCCATGGCCGAGGCCATCCGCCTCGCGGACAAATACGGCGTCGGCACCGTGTCCGTGGACAACGCCTTCCACTACCTCTGGGGCGGCGGCTACGTGATGGACGCCGCGAAGAAGGGCTACATCGCCTACACCAACTGCACCGCGGCGCTCGCCGAAGTCGTGCCGTTCGGCGGCAAGTTCCCGACGCTCGGTACCAACCCGCATTCCTGGGGCTTCCCCACCACCGATGCCGTCGGCTACCCGATCGTCATCGACTGGGCCACGTCCGTCGTCGCCATGGGCCGCGTCCAGCAGCTCAAGCGCGAAGGTAAACCGTTGCCGCCGCTCGCCGCCGTGGACAAGGACGGCAACCCGACGACCGACCCGAACCTCGCCACCTTCCTCCTGCCCTTCGGTGCGCACAAGGGCTACGGCCTCTCGCTCATCAACGAGATCGTCGGCAGCTTTATCGGCGGCTCGCTGCCGACCATCCGCAACCGCTGGGACCAGGTCGGCGTCGGCGACAAGGGCACCTGCGTGTTCTTCTTCCAAGTCATCCATCCCGACGCCATCAACGCCGGCGCCTTCGCCAAGGGCCGCAACCAGTCGCAGAACGTCAAGGCCGTCATCCAAGACGTCCTCGGCCACGGCAACGAAAAGTCCATGCTCCCCGGCCAGCTCGAAGCCCAGTGGGCCGCGCACACCGCCAAGGCCGGCGGCCTGCTCTTCAGCGCCGCCGAGATCACCGCCTTCAGCGAACTCGCCACCGAGGTCAGACAGCCCCTGTGGAAGCCCGAGTCGTTCAAGACGGTGACGATCTGA
- a CDS encoding AMP-binding protein produces the protein MKSPHVPLTARPLPPASLVAELWRDSPLRRTTYGIMFFFGLGAYLGLFLLRWNLGLWLAGAGVGVVLGAGAAGLVSRRGPELGLVPLGGIVLIAALATLGRDGHDLAFAWWFGVAGFGCGLFLVPLFSYVRGNAGGAVRALVALAIPALGAVAVGAALYCLLATPAGLNWQPFRQFRLLAGLTLFMTLFALYHLPHQTVCAVMRLIGALFYRVKALGTVNVPAGGALVLCNHLSYVDAVVLQIASPRPLRFVAFAGFAKSPVVRYLFRAAGVIPVNPNKPLKGIRLAWDALQAGELVCVFPEGAISRTGQLMELRRGFETIVQHAKVPVVPAAIDGLWGSVYSFAGNRYLWKSPRLMPTHVCVVFGPPIPSEKADVAHMRKAMLDVGEEAFQERPMLKRHLGREIVRSLAKRPRHIELVDRTAERRAVSAAQLLAVAATLSRYLRKTVPGKRIGIVLPPGAGAHIANLAVAFADKVPVNLNFTAGRTAIEASLKLGEIDTVITADAMRAKVPNFPFPANTLDLKQAIEAAGGKIAILPWLLAAWLLPNQWVANLLGLPKQGDNEEAALLFTSGSSGEPKGVVLTHRNLFANCAQISSLSILPDTAVLMACLPVFHSFGFTVTLWYPLLRGCMVVTVPSPLDTKKIIEAIQQEQATVMLGAPTFVRPFLKKASKEELKSLTLVVTGAEKLTMDLYEAFLGQFGIEILQGYGLTETTPATNINQHNPPITTSTAAEQLGKRKGAVGRLMPGMTARIVDPDTGEELPMTSTGMLWLRGANVFPGYLKDPEKTATALKDGWFITGDLGRFDHDGFLFIEGRLSRFSKIGGEMVPHGTIEQRILDLFGWDQHDGPVAAITGIPDSSKGEALVLLTTQDITLEQLRSKLLESGLPNLWVPKILRKVDRIPMLGTGKTDLKGVRTLAIELTKETAEA, from the coding sequence ATGAAATCCCCACATGTCCCGTTGACGGCGCGGCCTTTGCCGCCGGCAAGCTTGGTGGCCGAATTGTGGCGGGACAGTCCGCTGCGGCGCACGACCTACGGCATCATGTTTTTCTTCGGGCTGGGCGCTTATCTCGGACTGTTTCTCCTACGATGGAACCTGGGCTTATGGCTTGCCGGTGCGGGTGTGGGAGTGGTCCTTGGGGCGGGAGCCGCGGGCCTTGTTTCACGTCGCGGGCCCGAGCTCGGCCTCGTGCCGCTCGGCGGCATCGTGCTCATTGCCGCGCTGGCGACGCTGGGTCGTGATGGGCACGACTTGGCGTTCGCCTGGTGGTTTGGGGTGGCGGGTTTTGGCTGCGGGTTGTTTCTGGTGCCGCTGTTCAGTTATGTGCGGGGGAATGCGGGCGGCGCGGTGCGCGCCTTGGTGGCACTCGCCATACCGGCATTGGGGGCGGTGGCAGTAGGCGCGGCATTGTATTGTTTGCTGGCCACACCGGCGGGATTGAACTGGCAGCCGTTCCGGCAGTTTCGCCTGCTGGCCGGGCTTACGCTGTTCATGACCCTGTTCGCGCTGTATCACCTGCCGCACCAGACGGTGTGCGCCGTGATGCGCCTCATCGGTGCGCTGTTCTACCGCGTGAAGGCGCTGGGCACGGTGAACGTGCCGGCGGGCGGCGCGCTGGTGCTGTGCAACCACCTGTCCTATGTGGACGCCGTCGTGCTGCAGATCGCCTCGCCGCGGCCGCTGCGCTTCGTGGCCTTCGCGGGCTTCGCGAAAAGCCCGGTCGTGCGCTACCTCTTCCGCGCCGCGGGGGTCATCCCGGTCAATCCCAACAAGCCCCTGAAGGGCATCCGCCTCGCCTGGGACGCCCTGCAGGCGGGCGAACTGGTCTGCGTCTTCCCCGAGGGCGCCATCTCGCGCACCGGGCAGCTGATGGAGCTGCGCCGCGGGTTCGAGACCATCGTCCAGCACGCGAAGGTCCCGGTGGTGCCGGCGGCGATCGACGGCCTGTGGGGCTCGGTCTATTCCTTCGCTGGCAACCGCTACCTCTGGAAGTCGCCGCGCCTGATGCCGACGCACGTGTGCGTCGTGTTCGGCCCGCCGATCCCGAGCGAAAAGGCCGATGTCGCGCACATGCGCAAGGCCATGCTCGACGTGGGCGAGGAGGCTTTCCAGGAGCGGCCGATGCTCAAGCGCCACCTCGGCCGCGAGATCGTCCGCTCGCTCGCCAAGCGCCCGCGGCACATCGAGCTCGTGGACCGCACCGCCGAGCGCCGGGCGGTTTCCGCCGCGCAGTTGCTCGCGGTGGCGGCGACGTTGTCGCGTTACCTCCGGAAGACCGTCCCGGGGAAACGCATCGGCATCGTGCTGCCGCCGGGCGCCGGGGCGCACATCGCCAACCTTGCCGTCGCCTTTGCCGACAAGGTGCCGGTCAACCTCAACTTCACCGCTGGCAGGACCGCCATCGAGGCCTCGCTCAAGCTGGGCGAGATCGACACCGTCATCACGGCCGACGCCATGCGGGCCAAGGTGCCGAATTTCCCGTTTCCCGCCAACACGCTCGACCTGAAGCAGGCCATCGAGGCCGCGGGCGGCAAAATCGCCATCCTGCCGTGGCTGCTCGCGGCGTGGCTGCTGCCGAACCAGTGGGTGGCCAACCTGCTCGGCCTGCCCAAGCAGGGCGACAACGAGGAGGCCGCGCTGCTCTTCACCAGCGGCAGCTCGGGCGAACCGAAGGGCGTCGTGCTCACGCACCGCAACCTTTTCGCCAACTGCGCGCAGATTTCCTCGCTCTCGATCCTGCCCGACACGGCCGTGCTGATGGCGTGCCTGCCGGTGTTCCATTCGTTCGGCTTCACCGTGACGCTGTGGTATCCGCTGCTGCGCGGCTGCATGGTGGTCACCGTGCCGAGCCCGCTCGACACCAAGAAGATCATCGAGGCCATCCAGCAGGAGCAGGCGACCGTCATGCTCGGCGCCCCGACCTTCGTGCGGCCATTCCTCAAGAAGGCCAGCAAGGAGGAACTCAAGTCGCTCACCCTCGTCGTTACCGGCGCGGAGAAACTGACGATGGATCTCTACGAGGCCTTCCTCGGGCAGTTCGGCATCGAGATTTTGCAGGGCTACGGCCTGACCGAGACGACGCCCGCGACCAACATCAACCAGCACAATCCGCCCATCACGACGTCCACCGCCGCGGAGCAGCTGGGCAAGCGCAAGGGCGCGGTCGGCCGCCTGATGCCGGGCATGACGGCGCGCATCGTGGACCCCGACACCGGCGAGGAACTGCCCATGACCTCGACCGGCATGCTCTGGCTGCGCGGGGCGAATGTGTTTCCCGGCTACCTCAAAGATCCGGAGAAGACAGCGACGGCGCTCAAGGACGGCTGGTTCATCACGGGCGACCTCGGGCGCTTCGACCACGACGGCTTCCTGTTCATCGAGGGCCGGCTGTCGCGGTTCTCCAAGATCGGCGGCGAGATGGTGCCGCACGGCACGATCGAACAGCGGATCCTCGATCTCTTCGGCTGGGACCAGCACGACGGACCTGTCGCAGCCATCACGGGTATTCCCGATTCCAGCAAGGGCGAGGCGCTCGTGCTGCTGACGACGCAGGACATCACGCTGGAACAGCTGCGCTCGAAGCTGCTCGAGTCCGGCCTGCCGAATCTCTGGGTGCCGAAGATCCTGCGGAAGGTGGACAGGATCCCGATGCTCGGCACCGGCAAGACCGATCTCAAGGGCGTTCGCACGCTGGCGATCGAGCTGACGAAGGAAACGGCGGAAGCGTGA
- a CDS encoding AAA family ATPase has translation MIAAVHFRNFKALRSAAVRLEPFNLFIGPNGSGKTSLIQALLRLRTLAGLPVVHGHDLQGQKPAGPQIEFHFVPPFQNVRVTLGCTSDELVCNLLVVDHPPGIAGEGQWAELRTKLQGIRAYLFDHYAMAVPAKRSDGAELASNAGNLAAVLALRREQASVALKALEEDFCRILPEFGGLDFRDAGDGRVELVARLAGGDERIAADSLSQGTLYLLATLTLAHTPAPPTVVCLEEADRGVHPRMLREVRDALYRLSYPKDAGMERVPVQVVTTTHSPYLLDLFKEHPDEVVLASKSGNAATFMRLSERTDLLDLMKETHLGDLWYSGILGGVPGE, from the coding sequence ATGATCGCCGCCGTCCATTTCCGGAACTTCAAGGCCCTGCGCTCGGCGGCGGTGCGGCTGGAGCCATTCAATCTCTTCATCGGTCCCAACGGCAGCGGCAAGACCAGCCTCATCCAGGCGTTGCTGCGGTTGCGCACGCTCGCGGGGCTGCCGGTGGTGCACGGCCACGATCTCCAGGGCCAGAAGCCCGCGGGCCCGCAGATCGAGTTTCATTTCGTCCCGCCGTTCCAGAACGTCCGGGTGACGCTGGGCTGCACCTCCGACGAACTCGTTTGCAACCTGTTGGTTGTCGACCATCCACCGGGCATCGCCGGGGAAGGCCAGTGGGCGGAACTGCGCACCAAGCTGCAGGGCATCCGCGCCTACCTGTTCGATCATTACGCCATGGCGGTGCCGGCCAAGCGCAGCGATGGCGCCGAGCTGGCGTCCAATGCCGGCAACCTCGCCGCCGTGCTCGCGCTGCGGCGCGAGCAGGCTTCGGTCGCGCTGAAGGCGCTGGAAGAGGACTTCTGCCGGATCCTGCCGGAGTTCGGCGGGCTGGATTTTCGCGACGCCGGCGACGGCCGCGTGGAACTGGTCGCGCGGCTGGCCGGTGGCGATGAGCGCATCGCCGCTGACAGCCTGTCCCAAGGCACGCTCTATCTGCTCGCCACGCTCACCCTGGCGCACACCCCGGCGCCGCCGACGGTGGTGTGTCTCGAGGAGGCTGACCGCGGCGTGCACCCGCGCATGCTGCGCGAGGTGCGGGATGCGCTTTACCGGCTGAGTTACCCGAAGGACGCGGGCATGGAGCGTGTGCCGGTACAGGTCGTCACGACGACGCATTCGCCTTACCTGCTCGACCTGTTCAAGGAGCATCCGGACGAGGTCGTGCTCGCCAGCAAGTCGGGCAACGCGGCCACCTTCATGCGGCTGTCGGAGCGCACCGACCTGCTGGACCTGATGAAAGAGACGCACCTCGGCGACCTGTGGTATAGCGGCATCCTGGGCGGCGTGCCGGGGGAGTGA
- a CDS encoding aldo/keto reductase has translation MNSRIFGKTGRLVSEIGLGTWQLGGGWGDVTDEAALATLRAAYEAGTTFFDTADVYGDGRSETLIGKFLREAKLRDRVFVATKLGRRGDPGWPKNFTREVVRKHTEDSLKRLGIEALDLTQFHCVPPEVLRRGELFGWLAELQREGKIRAYGASVEAMDEALWCCAQPGCAALQIIFNLFRQKPVHTLFDAARRSGVALIVRLPLASGLLGGKMTAQTKFPANDHRNFNRDGQQFNVGETFAGLPFEKGVALADALKPLVPAGMTMAEFSLRWCLDFEAVSVLIPGARNPAQALANARASVLAPLGADRHVKLAAFYEREVAAHIRGPY, from the coding sequence ATGAATTCACGCATTTTCGGCAAAACGGGCCGGCTTGTCAGCGAAATCGGCCTCGGCACTTGGCAACTCGGCGGCGGGTGGGGCGATGTCACCGACGAGGCGGCGCTGGCCACGCTGCGCGCGGCCTACGAGGCCGGCACGACCTTCTTCGACACGGCCGATGTTTATGGCGACGGCCGGAGCGAGACGCTCATCGGGAAATTTCTCCGCGAGGCGAAGTTGCGCGACCGGGTCTTTGTCGCCACCAAGCTCGGCCGGCGCGGCGACCCCGGCTGGCCGAAGAACTTCACCCGTGAGGTCGTGCGGAAGCACACCGAAGACTCGCTGAAGCGCCTGGGGATCGAGGCGCTCGATCTGACGCAGTTCCATTGCGTGCCGCCGGAGGTGCTCAGGCGCGGCGAGCTGTTCGGCTGGCTGGCCGAGCTGCAGCGCGAGGGGAAGATCCGGGCCTACGGTGCCAGCGTCGAGGCCATGGACGAGGCGCTGTGGTGTTGCGCCCAGCCCGGTTGCGCCGCGCTCCAGATCATCTTCAACCTCTTCCGGCAAAAGCCCGTCCACACGCTCTTCGACGCCGCCCGCCGCAGCGGCGTGGCGCTCATCGTCCGCCTGCCGCTCGCGAGCGGGCTCCTCGGCGGCAAGATGACCGCGCAGACGAAGTTCCCGGCGAACGACCACCGCAACTTCAACCGCGACGGCCAGCAGTTCAATGTCGGCGAAACCTTCGCCGGCCTGCCGTTCGAGAAGGGCGTGGCCTTGGCCGATGCGCTCAAGCCGCTCGTGCCGGCGGGCATGACGATGGCGGAATTCTCGCTACGCTGGTGCCTCGATTTCGAAGCGGTGAGCGTGCTCATTCCCGGCGCGCGCAACCCGGCCCAGGCGCTGGCGAATGCGCGGGCCTCGGTGCTCGCCCCGCTCGGCGCCGACCGGCACGTGAAGCTCGCGGCCTTCTACGAACGCGAGGTCGCCGCCCACATCCGCGGGCCGTATTGA
- a CDS encoding AsmA-like C-terminal region-containing protein, with amino-acid sequence MKPARLLLIILGVFLALVLVAGGVALVPAVQRWAVLRVVRGTPGLKFEAATVAAGLSRISLAGVKLEKNGLTVELGQLDADYSLWSLAFSRRLAVGRLTGRGLLVDASRISRPKAGAAAAGVPAAAPGLLGQVELPFELVLGDCLLEGRVLLPGSAGSPPVAVEYKVTGGQLAPGQEGTLVLATTLKNPAAEAHVATLRATVTLRLRETDHRTFGRVGLTAVVDAEGRNLSGQEQLKATAALEETSAGESYELSVDTLIGGVAGNLLTVHAVLPAGGKEYAGEWKVLAHTAQVEPFFLGAALPEFNARGEGRFAFNPSTAAASLQGGLAADVSGLETLEPAWRALGPVKIAAQFDLAEADGVARLNELKVSLAGEAPVLELSAARAAEINFKERRLQVGGAAPGEALTLTLHGLPLAWVRPFVHTADVSGGMITGQLAITGEADRVLLRAVQPLRVGQLNVVQAGVPLLIKADVTLGFEAVLTAKELTAVVSDFTLQTPAGDTLSAQARVALPVGPDPSVSVVAKYAADLPTLLAPWLPLGRVKAAGEADFTLAGEKLELHQLRAGVTDVAGHDLCKVAALRPFTFDLATRRAEVAGTVGAVELLRVTLDRMPLAALPLTLPGTKLGGVVTQGELVLALDGDKLTVRSPAAFKLAEVSLTEQRQPALAGLSFEARPVFELAGGANARFQTGDITVRNAAGDLLLTAKGEATHAPGTGLQGALSFTLEVPALATQPIFAGAQAVSAGRASGEVRVALGSARQIEARLTVNGLVAAGTGATLPVANLSFRAVAQADGRFSVQAPLLLDRGGQRSDLNFSLDLTPAGRGFAISGGLTGEHVELADVLAVLGVFAAPATAAGAKPAETVAAAPAPLVADIAPPWSHFTGRLGLDVKYVVRGADWAMTGLTGQVVIESADVTLQKLEAAFGEKGRFAAKALLSFTKGASPYELTGNFALTEFDAGKLFKALEPAKPPTVEGVFTVAGNFTGTGETLSRTLERSRGSFELTSRAGVFRGLQRTTNKVSMATKAVDLVGSLFGSSKVVEKVAGSAYVVDQLAQALGEFNYDQLSVKLTRDESLNVALEDISLVAPEIRLVGKGTVTYAADKPLLEQPLKASLALAARGKIEEQLGKLRALSGARDELDYAKAKEAVTFGGTLLRPDPTAYFARLAASKLTDLLTPDN; translated from the coding sequence ATGAAGCCGGCCCGCTTGCTGCTCATCATCCTCGGCGTCTTCCTCGCGCTGGTCCTCGTGGCCGGCGGGGTGGCCCTTGTGCCGGCGGTGCAACGCTGGGCGGTGCTGCGCGTCGTGCGCGGCACGCCGGGACTCAAGTTTGAGGCGGCGACCGTCGCCGCCGGCTTGAGCCGGATCAGCCTGGCGGGTGTGAAGCTCGAGAAAAACGGCCTCACGGTCGAGCTCGGGCAGTTGGACGCGGACTACTCGCTCTGGTCATTGGCGTTCAGCCGTCGCCTCGCCGTCGGCCGGCTGACCGGCCGCGGCCTGCTGGTGGATGCCAGCCGGATTTCGCGCCCCAAAGCCGGGGCCGCCGCCGCCGGCGTGCCCGCGGCGGCGCCGGGCCTGCTGGGGCAGGTCGAGCTCCCGTTTGAACTCGTGCTGGGTGACTGCCTTCTCGAGGGCCGGGTCCTGCTGCCCGGGTCGGCCGGAAGCCCGCCGGTCGCGGTGGAATACAAGGTCACCGGCGGCCAGCTGGCGCCGGGGCAGGAGGGGACGCTGGTCCTGGCCACGACCCTGAAGAACCCCGCGGCCGAGGCCCACGTGGCCACGCTCCGCGCCACGGTCACCTTGCGCCTGCGAGAGACCGATCACCGGACCTTCGGGCGCGTCGGGCTGACCGCGGTCGTGGATGCGGAGGGCAGGAATCTTTCCGGGCAGGAACAGTTGAAGGCCACGGCCGCGCTCGAGGAAACTTCCGCCGGCGAAAGCTACGAGCTCAGCGTGGACACGCTCATCGGGGGCGTCGCCGGGAATCTGCTGACGGTGCACGCCGTGCTGCCGGCGGGCGGCAAGGAATACGCCGGGGAGTGGAAGGTGCTGGCGCACACCGCCCAGGTGGAGCCGTTCTTCCTTGGCGCCGCGCTGCCCGAGTTCAACGCCCGCGGGGAGGGGCGCTTCGCTTTCAATCCCTCGACCGCCGCCGCCAGCCTCCAGGGTGGCCTGGCGGCGGACGTCAGCGGGCTGGAAACGCTCGAACCCGCCTGGCGGGCGCTTGGTCCCGTCAAGATCGCGGCGCAGTTCGATCTGGCCGAGGCGGACGGTGTCGCACGGTTGAACGAGCTCAAGGTTTCGCTGGCGGGCGAGGCGCCCGTGCTCGAGCTGTCGGCGGCGCGCGCCGCCGAGATCAATTTCAAGGAACGCCGCCTGCAGGTCGGTGGCGCGGCGCCCGGCGAGGCCCTGACCCTGACGCTCCACGGCCTGCCCCTGGCGTGGGTGCGGCCGTTCGTGCATACCGCCGATGTGTCCGGCGGGATGATCACCGGCCAGCTGGCGATCACCGGCGAGGCCGACCGCGTGCTGCTGCGCGCCGTGCAACCGCTGCGTGTCGGGCAGCTGAATGTCGTCCAGGCCGGCGTCCCGCTCCTGATCAAGGCGGACGTCACGCTGGGCTTTGAAGCCGTGTTGACGGCGAAGGAGCTCACGGCGGTCGTCAGCGACTTCACCCTGCAAACCCCGGCGGGGGACACGCTGTCGGCGCAGGCCAGGGTCGCGCTGCCGGTCGGACCCGATCCGTCCGTCTCCGTCGTCGCCAAATATGCGGCGGACCTGCCGACGCTGCTGGCCCCGTGGCTGCCCCTCGGGCGCGTCAAGGCGGCCGGCGAGGCGGACTTCACGCTGGCGGGGGAAAAGCTGGAGCTGCACCAGCTGCGGGCCGGGGTGACGGATGTCGCCGGGCACGATCTCTGCAAGGTCGCCGCGCTCCGGCCGTTCACCTTTGATCTCGCCACCCGTCGCGCCGAGGTGGCCGGGACCGTTGGCGCCGTCGAGTTGCTGCGCGTGACGCTCGACCGCATGCCCCTGGCCGCGCTGCCGCTGACCCTCCCGGGCACGAAGCTTGGCGGGGTCGTGACCCAGGGCGAATTGGTGCTCGCGCTGGACGGGGACAAGCTGACCGTGCGTTCGCCGGCGGCATTCAAGTTGGCCGAGGTTTCGCTCACGGAGCAGCGGCAGCCGGCGCTCGCCGGCCTGAGCTTCGAGGCCCGGCCGGTGTTTGAACTGGCGGGCGGCGCCAACGCGCGTTTCCAGACGGGGGACATCACGGTGCGCAACGCCGCGGGGGACCTTTTGCTGACGGCCAAGGGCGAGGCGACCCATGCTCCCGGCACCGGCTTGCAGGGTGCGTTGAGCTTCACGCTCGAGGTGCCGGCGCTCGCCACGCAGCCGATTTTTGCCGGCGCGCAGGCCGTTTCGGCGGGGCGGGCCAGCGGCGAGGTGCGCGTGGCCCTCGGTTCGGCCCGGCAGATCGAGGCCCGTCTGACGGTCAACGGCTTGGTGGCGGCGGGCACCGGCGCAACCCTGCCGGTGGCCAACCTCAGCTTCCGCGCCGTGGCCCAGGCGGATGGGAGGTTCAGCGTGCAGGCGCCGCTCCTCCTCGACCGGGGGGGCCAGCGGTCCGATTTGAATTTCTCCCTGGACCTCACGCCGGCGGGTCGCGGGTTCGCGATCAGCGGCGGGCTGACCGGCGAACACGTGGAGCTGGCCGACGTCCTGGCGGTGCTCGGCGTCTTTGCGGCCCCGGCCACGGCGGCCGGCGCGAAACCGGCCGAAACCGTGGCTGCGGCCCCGGCGCCGCTCGTCGCGGACATCGCGCCGCCCTGGTCGCATTTCACCGGCCGGCTGGGCCTGGACGTGAAGTACGTCGTCCGCGGCGCCGACTGGGCGATGACCGGGCTGACCGGCCAGGTCGTCATCGAGTCGGCGGACGTCACGCTGCAGAAGCTCGAGGCCGCCTTCGGCGAAAAAGGCCGCTTCGCGGCGAAGGCGCTCCTCAGTTTCACCAAGGGCGCGTCACCCTATGAGCTGACGGGGAACTTCGCCCTGACCGAATTCGACGCGGGCAAGCTCTTCAAGGCGCTCGAGCCGGCCAAGCCGCCGACGGTCGAGGGTGTTTTCACCGTGGCCGGGAATTTCACGGGCACCGGCGAGACACTGAGCCGCACCCTGGAGCGCAGCCGCGGCTCGTTTGAGCTGACCAGCCGGGCGGGCGTCTTCCGCGGCCTGCAACGCACCACCAACAAGGTCTCGATGGCCACCAAGGCCGTGGATCTCGTCGGCTCGCTGTTCGGTTCCAGCAAGGTGGTGGAAAAGGTCGCCGGGTCGGCCTACGTTGTCGACCAGCTGGCGCAGGCGCTCGGCGAGTTCAACTACGACCAGTTGAGCGTGAAACTGACGCGCGACGAATCGCTCAACGTGGCGCTGGAGGACATCAGCCTCGTCGCGCCCGAGATCCGGCTGGTCGGGAAGGGCACGGTCACCTATGCGGCGGACAAGCCGCTGTTGGAGCAGCCGCTCAAGGCCTCGCTCGCGCTGGCCGCGCGCGGCAAGATCGAGGAGCAGCTCGGCAAGCTGCGCGCCCTCAGCGGGGCCCGCGACGAACTGGACTACGCGAAGGCGAAGGAAGCGGTCACGTTTGGCGGCACGCTCCTGCGGCCCGACCCCACGGCCTATTTCGCGCGGCTCGCCGCCAGCAAGCTGACCGACCTGCTGACCCCGGACAATTGA
- a CDS encoding TolC family protein, whose translation MRRFLPFLFATSLLVGPAARAQLNDGKPDPNFPVPDALDLPYALAFALDNNFTIRQAKESIRQQEGVVLQVRSAEIPNVSATGGYQRNAVAVGPTGEDRYWSFNITAKQTLYAGGGVVASVKSQQLTLDAAVLALQAVINDALLDVRTRFYTVILSREKIKVEEQNVELLQRQLQDVKNRFEAGTVSNFEVLRAEVALANAQPALITARNDYRLSIETLRQSLGFVTANEPNVTKIPEFVGTLDFTPASFDLRSALATAREQRPDLKRLQQLTTAAEQSVISNRAGYFPNLALFGAYDWKKAAGSNGFPGDRDGWTVGLASSWNVFDGRATAGRVMQARSFLEQAKLALAATQLSVDVEVRRAISTFQQATELAEASKKVIEQAEEAVRLANARYSAGTATQLDVLTAQTDLTTARLNQIQAYYTYDVAVATVRRAMGLSDEMRPVGEVKYPAK comes from the coding sequence ATGCGCCGCTTCCTCCCGTTTCTTTTCGCCACGAGCCTGCTGGTTGGGCCCGCCGCCCGCGCCCAGCTCAATGACGGCAAGCCCGACCCGAACTTCCCCGTGCCTGATGCCCTGGACCTGCCTTATGCCCTGGCGTTCGCGCTCGATAACAACTTCACCATCCGGCAGGCCAAGGAGAGCATCCGGCAGCAGGAGGGCGTGGTCCTCCAGGTCCGCTCCGCGGAGATCCCGAACGTCTCCGCCACCGGCGGTTACCAGCGCAATGCCGTCGCCGTCGGTCCGACCGGCGAGGACCGCTACTGGTCCTTCAACATCACCGCCAAGCAGACCCTTTACGCCGGCGGCGGGGTGGTCGCCAGTGTGAAGAGCCAGCAGCTCACCCTCGATGCGGCCGTGCTTGCCCTGCAGGCCGTCATCAACGACGCGCTGCTCGATGTCCGCACGCGCTTCTACACCGTCATCCTCAGCCGGGAGAAGATCAAGGTGGAGGAGCAGAACGTCGAGCTCCTCCAGCGCCAGCTGCAGGACGTGAAGAACCGCTTCGAGGCCGGCACCGTGTCGAACTTCGAGGTGCTTCGCGCCGAGGTCGCCCTGGCCAACGCCCAGCCGGCGTTGATCACGGCGCGCAACGACTACCGGCTCTCCATCGAGACCCTGCGCCAGTCCCTCGGCTTCGTGACCGCCAACGAACCCAATGTCACCAAGATCCCCGAGTTTGTCGGCACCTTGGATTTCACGCCCGCCAGCTTCGATTTGCGGTCCGCGCTCGCCACCGCGCGCGAACAGCGGCCCGACCTGAAGCGCCTCCAGCAGCTCACGACGGCGGCCGAGCAAAGCGTGATTTCGAACCGCGCCGGCTATTTCCCGAACCTCGCGCTCTTCGGCGCCTATGATTGGAAGAAGGCCGCCGGTTCGAACGGGTTTCCGGGCGATCGGGATGGTTGGACCGTCGGCCTGGCGTCCTCGTGGAATGTCTTTGACGGCCGCGCCACGGCCGGCCGGGTCATGCAGGCCCGTTCGTTTCTCGAGCAGGCGAAACTCGCGCTGGCCGCGACCCAGCTGTCCGTCGATGTCGAGGTTCGCCGCGCGATCTCCACCTTCCAGCAGGCGACCGAACTGGCCGAGGCCTCGAAGAAGGTCATCGAGCAGGCCGAGGAGGCCGTCCGCCTGGCCAACGCGCGCTACAGCGCGGGCACGGCGACCCAGCTCGATGTGCTGACCGCACAGACCGACCTCACTACCGCCCGCCTCAATCAGATCCAGGCCTACTACACCTACGATGTGGCGGTCGCCACGGTCCGCCGGGCCATGGGTCTGTCCGACGAGATGCGGCCCGTGGGCGAGGTGAAATATCCCGCCAAGTGA